A stretch of the Tardiphaga sp. 709 genome encodes the following:
- a CDS encoding protein tyrosine phosphatase: MIHVCSLADLHPTVKDTAASHVLTIMANVAQVQRPPSISEVNHLRVQVDDITEAMDGFVAPNEGHIAQVLDFVRGWDRASPLVIHCYAGISRSTASAFAAACMLNPDRDERDIALRIRAASPIASPNRLLVTLADKALGRGGRMVRALDEMGPGNLTVIGKPFRLDLD; this comes from the coding sequence ATGATCCACGTCTGCTCGCTCGCCGATCTGCATCCCACCGTGAAGGACACGGCCGCGAGCCACGTGCTCACCATCATGGCCAATGTCGCGCAGGTGCAGCGGCCGCCGTCGATCAGCGAGGTCAATCATCTCAGGGTTCAGGTCGACGACATCACCGAGGCCATGGACGGATTTGTCGCGCCGAACGAGGGCCACATCGCGCAGGTGCTGGACTTCGTCCGCGGCTGGGACCGCGCCTCGCCGCTGGTGATCCATTGCTATGCCGGCATCTCCCGCTCCACCGCCAGCGCCTTTGCCGCCGCCTGCATGCTCAATCCGGACCGCGACGAGCGCGACATTGCGCTGCGCATCCGCGCGGCCTCCCCGATCGCATCCCCCAACCGCCTGCTCGTGACCCTCGCCGACAAGGCGCTGGGCCGCGGCGGCCGCATGGTCCGCGCGCTCGACGAGATGGGCCCCGGCAATCTGACCGTGATCGGCAAGCCGTTTCGCCTCGATCTGGATTAA
- a CDS encoding DUF2339 domain-containing protein encodes MFDDFGFVTLVIAIVAFIFARKARNEVKVLRARLDAYEATPRVATTTAAATPDLTATAPDIASAPALSETSTEVIREAAPSIQPDVPAHTAPEPAAPMEAPAAGPGFEERIGTRWVVWVGGLTLALGGFFMVRYSIEAGLLGPEVRVLLGGLFALALLAVGEFARRKESLSAIAPLPIANIPAILTAAGTAVAFATVYAAYALYNFLVPGTAFALLGIVAMCTMAAALLHGPALAGLGIAAAFVTPVLVSSGKPDYWALYIYLAIVMAAAFSLARIRLWRWLALTTIAFATLWTLPGLDAGTPSLAPHTFHVLAGFLLASLLVVCGFLYGPPAEEGRIEGISSGALSASLLSATLVVLSSFHADMAMVTFALVVAGTLFVAWYAQAATAAVAVAAGFVAVVFLEWAIQGNLDMLVLPGGPLAGIGASPVESSVTLHLVSAAIFALGFGALGFLAQGRSVSAVIPLIWSGAAVFTPLALLIALYARIAHLDRSIPFAILAVIIGAAFAAATELLGKREPRPGLAISTALFATGTLGALALGLTFALEKGWLTIALSLMALGTAWISMQRPIPFLRWLAAILAGIVVARMGWEPRVVGDLVGTTPIFNWLLWGYGVPAASFWAASILMRRRGDDAPLRMVESAAILFTVLLAFMEIRHLVNGGNVYRSSSDLTEVALQVCVALAMAIGLERLRIRSGSIVHNVSAVLLTLFAGIATLGGLLFLTNPAIWRIDVGGVIFNLLLLGYALPAVLALLLSYAVAGRRKPAYGNTIAGGALVLALMYVTLEIRRIYHGPIFYNASITDAEQYTLSIAWLGFGVVLLGIGILFNSQRARLASAVVIALTILKAFLVDMSSLTGVYRALSFMCLGLVLVAIGWLYQRILFSRRTQPPAAAPATET; translated from the coding sequence ATGTTCGATGATTTCGGTTTCGTCACGCTGGTGATTGCTATCGTTGCCTTCATCTTCGCGCGCAAGGCGCGCAATGAGGTGAAGGTGCTTCGCGCCCGACTCGACGCCTATGAGGCGACACCGCGTGTGGCCACCACGACCGCCGCAGCAACACCGGACCTCACAGCGACCGCACCGGACATTGCATCCGCACCTGCTCTCTCAGAGACATCGACCGAGGTAATCCGCGAAGCCGCACCCTCGATCCAGCCGGATGTCCCTGCTCACACTGCGCCCGAACCCGCCGCGCCTATGGAAGCCCCTGCGGCTGGCCCCGGCTTCGAGGAACGCATCGGCACGCGCTGGGTGGTCTGGGTCGGCGGCCTCACGCTGGCACTCGGCGGCTTCTTCATGGTGCGCTATTCCATCGAGGCCGGCCTGCTCGGCCCCGAAGTCCGCGTGCTGCTCGGCGGCCTGTTCGCCCTGGCACTGCTCGCCGTCGGCGAATTTGCGCGCCGCAAGGAAAGCCTGTCTGCGATTGCACCGCTGCCCATCGCCAATATTCCGGCGATTCTCACAGCGGCCGGCACTGCCGTCGCCTTTGCGACAGTCTATGCCGCCTATGCGCTGTATAACTTCCTCGTCCCCGGCACGGCCTTCGCCCTGCTCGGCATCGTCGCCATGTGCACCATGGCCGCGGCATTGCTGCACGGCCCGGCGCTCGCGGGCCTCGGCATTGCCGCCGCCTTCGTCACGCCGGTTTTGGTGTCGTCCGGCAAGCCGGATTACTGGGCGCTGTATATCTATCTCGCTATCGTTATGGCGGCCGCCTTCAGCCTCGCGCGTATCCGGCTGTGGCGCTGGCTGGCGCTAACCACCATCGCCTTCGCCACGCTGTGGACCCTGCCGGGCCTCGACGCTGGCACGCCATCCCTAGCACCGCATACATTCCACGTCCTCGCCGGCTTCCTGCTTGCCTCGCTGCTGGTCGTATGCGGCTTCCTGTACGGCCCGCCGGCTGAAGAAGGCCGCATCGAAGGCATCTCATCGGGCGCACTCAGTGCGAGCTTGCTCAGCGCGACGCTGGTCGTGCTCTCCAGCTTCCATGCCGACATGGCCATGGTGACATTCGCGCTCGTCGTCGCCGGCACGCTGTTCGTCGCCTGGTACGCACAGGCGGCCACCGCGGCGGTTGCCGTGGCCGCTGGCTTCGTCGCAGTCGTTTTTCTGGAATGGGCCATCCAGGGCAATTTGGACATGCTGGTACTGCCCGGCGGGCCGCTGGCCGGCATCGGTGCCAGCCCGGTTGAAAGCTCGGTGACGCTGCATCTCGTATCCGCGGCGATTTTCGCGCTCGGCTTCGGCGCGCTCGGCTTCCTCGCCCAGGGCCGCTCCGTCAGCGCTGTTATTCCGTTGATCTGGTCGGGCGCCGCGGTGTTCACGCCGCTGGCACTGTTGATTGCACTCTATGCCCGCATCGCGCATCTCGATCGCTCGATCCCCTTCGCCATTCTCGCCGTCATCATCGGCGCAGCCTTCGCGGCCGCCACCGAACTACTCGGCAAGCGCGAGCCACGTCCGGGTCTCGCGATCTCCACCGCGCTGTTCGCCACCGGCACGCTCGGTGCGCTGGCGTTGGGGCTGACCTTTGCACTGGAGAAAGGCTGGCTCACCATCGCACTGTCGCTGATGGCGCTGGGCACCGCCTGGATCTCCATGCAGCGGCCGATCCCGTTCCTGCGCTGGCTCGCGGCCATCCTCGCCGGCATTGTCGTCGCCCGGATGGGCTGGGAGCCGCGCGTGGTCGGAGATCTCGTCGGCACCACGCCGATCTTCAACTGGCTGCTGTGGGGTTACGGCGTGCCGGCTGCCTCGTTCTGGGCCGCCAGCATCCTGATGCGCCGCCGCGGCGATGATGCGCCGCTGCGCATGGTGGAATCCGCCGCGATCCTGTTCACGGTGCTGCTGGCCTTCATGGAAATTCGTCACCTCGTCAATGGCGGCAACGTCTATCGGTCGTCGTCGGACCTCACAGAAGTCGCATTGCAGGTCTGCGTCGCGCTCGCCATGGCCATCGGGTTGGAACGGCTGCGCATCCGCAGCGGCAGTATCGTGCATAATGTCAGTGCGGTGCTCCTCACGCTGTTCGCAGGCATTGCGACGCTCGGCGGATTGCTATTCCTCACCAACCCGGCGATCTGGCGCATCGACGTTGGCGGCGTGATCTTCAACCTGCTGCTGCTCGGTTACGCCCTGCCCGCCGTGCTCGCCCTGTTGCTGTCCTACGCCGTAGCCGGCCGTCGCAAGCCGGCCTATGGCAACACCATCGCCGGTGGAGCGCTGGTGCTGGCCCTGATGTATGTGACGCTGGAAATCCGCCGCATCTATCACGGCCCGATTTTCTACAACGCCTCGATCACCGATGCCGAGCAATATACGCTGTCGATCGCGTGGCTCGGCTTTGGCGTCGTGCTGCTCGGCATCGGCATCCTGTTCAACTCGCAGCGCGCACGCCTCGCCTCGGCCGTGGTCATCGCATTGACGATCCTCAAGGCGTTCCTGGTCGACATGTCGTCGCTCACCGGCGTCTACCGCGCACTGTCCTTCATGTGCCTCGGCCTCGTGCTGGTAGCCATCGGCTGGCTGTATCAGCGTATCCTGTTCTCGAGACGCACACAGCCACCCGCGGCGGCCCCTGCAACGGAAACCTGA
- a CDS encoding NAD(P)/FAD-dependent oxidoreductase, which yields MNVQGKIATDPSVENAAEHVDVIVVGAGISGIGAAYHLTKQNPDTRFLILETQDSFGGTWHTHRYPGIRSDSDLHTFGYRFKPWTSAPIATAAEILRYMGDVITENGLDAHIRYKHKILSANWSNDDKLWTLTVVRHDTGETLFFTTRFLWMCQGYYNHNQGYTPQWPGMTRFKGRLVHPQTWPEDLDVTGKKVVVIGSGATAATLVPAIADKCAEVTMLQRSPTFFITGRNANALAETLRELDVDEEWVHEIVRRKILFDQQAFTKRTNSEPEVVKEELLKGVQAYLGKDYDIATHFTPRYRPWRQRIAFIPDGDLFQSIKAGRATVVTNEIETFTEGGITLKSGRTIDADVVVTATGFNLNVLGDITFSIDDAPLNFSDTVTYRGMMFTGVPNMVWIFGYLRASWTLRVDLVADFVCGLLKHMEATGAATVTPQLRPEDLDMPLLPWIDPEDFNPGYIMRGMHLLPKRGDKQEWQHNQDYWSDKDVFPTIDYGDPIFRYR from the coding sequence ATGAACGTCCAGGGAAAGATCGCCACAGATCCATCCGTCGAAAACGCTGCCGAACATGTCGATGTCATCGTCGTCGGCGCCGGCATCTCCGGTATCGGCGCCGCCTATCATCTCACAAAGCAGAATCCGGATACGCGTTTTCTGATTCTGGAAACCCAGGACAGTTTCGGCGGCACCTGGCACACCCATCGCTATCCCGGCATTCGCTCCGACAGCGACCTGCATACGTTCGGTTATCGCTTCAAGCCATGGACCTCGGCACCCATCGCCACCGCCGCGGAAATCCTGCGCTATATGGGCGACGTCATCACGGAGAACGGCCTCGACGCGCATATCCGCTACAAGCACAAGATCCTATCCGCCAACTGGTCGAATGACGACAAGCTCTGGACGCTGACTGTCGTCCGCCACGACACCGGCGAAACGCTGTTCTTCACCACGCGTTTTCTCTGGATGTGTCAGGGCTATTACAATCACAATCAGGGATACACACCGCAGTGGCCGGGCATGACCCGGTTCAAGGGCCGCCTGGTGCATCCGCAGACCTGGCCGGAGGATCTCGATGTCACCGGCAAGAAAGTCGTCGTGATCGGCTCCGGTGCCACCGCGGCGACCTTGGTGCCGGCCATTGCCGACAAATGCGCCGAAGTCACCATGCTGCAGCGCTCGCCGACCTTCTTCATCACCGGCCGCAATGCCAACGCTCTGGCAGAGACGCTCCGCGAGCTGGATGTCGACGAAGAATGGGTCCACGAGATCGTCCGCCGCAAGATCCTGTTCGATCAGCAGGCCTTCACCAAACGCACCAACAGTGAACCGGAGGTGGTAAAAGAGGAACTGCTGAAGGGCGTCCAGGCCTATCTCGGCAAGGACTACGACATCGCCACACATTTCACGCCCCGCTACCGGCCGTGGCGGCAGCGCATCGCCTTCATTCCCGACGGCGACCTGTTCCAGAGCATCAAGGCCGGCAGGGCGACCGTGGTCACCAACGAGATCGAGACTTTCACCGAAGGCGGGATCACGCTGAAATCAGGCAGGACGATCGACGCCGACGTCGTCGTCACCGCCACCGGCTTCAATCTCAATGTGCTCGGCGATATCACGTTCTCCATCGATGACGCACCGCTGAATTTCTCGGATACCGTGACCTATCGCGGCATGATGTTCACCGGCGTGCCGAACATGGTGTGGATCTTCGGCTATCTCCGTGCCAGCTGGACATTGCGTGTCGACCTCGTCGCCGACTTCGTCTGCGGGCTGTTGAAGCATATGGAAGCGACCGGCGCCGCGACCGTCACGCCACAACTGCGGCCGGAAGACCTCGACATGCCGTTGCTACCGTGGATCGACCCCGAGGATTTCAACCCCGGCTACATCATGCGCGGCATGCATCTGCTGCCGAAGCGCGGCGACAAGCAGGAGTGGCAGCACAACCAAGACTACTGGAGCGACAAGGACGTATTTCCGACCATCGACTATGGCGATCCGATCTTCCGATACAGGTAA
- a CDS encoding thiamine pyrophosphate-dependent enzyme: MSKTVADEIVHVLETIGVQQIFGLIADSLNPLADSVRRSKIEWVGVRHEEGAALAAAGQAKLTGKLGVCAGSTGPGSTHLVAGLYEAARDHAPVLALSGEMARAAKGVDFFQTTEPDLLFRDVALYTQTITTAAQAPGVIHQAISTAYAGPGVAHLTLPVDVLSSKAEGATASLATLVPRGEILPNDAAIQEAARRIDEAGSVVIMCGHGAIGTAELLRALSDKLKAPLMHSVRGKEIMAFDDPRWMGGLGMIGTKAVYNAVHDCDLLVMVGTDYPYSNFLPRKGNVIQIDVRAEALGRRTPTSLGVIGSARPALKMLLDKVQTKTDGKFFETTSHARKKWDEMLDKQADPARSKNKIHPQAVARIASDLARPDAIFVFDTGLNTLWSANWIRQNGTQRIIGSFNNAAVGTSVGQGNGVQILDRSKQVIVLTGDGGFNMLMGEFMTAVQHKLPIKVIVYNNSALGLITLEAESIGLAPFREAIEFPNPDFAALARACGAQGFTAKQPGDLEKAIADALACDGPAIVDCVVAADEIPNLPHIDAAMVGNYALAKIREAVMAVTG; this comes from the coding sequence ATGTCGAAAACTGTCGCGGATGAGATTGTCCATGTGCTTGAGACGATTGGCGTACAGCAGATTTTCGGCCTGATCGCCGACTCGCTTAATCCTTTGGCGGACTCGGTCCGGCGCAGTAAGATCGAATGGGTCGGCGTCCGTCATGAGGAAGGCGCGGCACTCGCTGCCGCGGGCCAGGCCAAGCTCACCGGCAAGCTCGGCGTTTGCGCCGGCTCCACCGGGCCCGGCAGCACGCATCTCGTCGCCGGCCTCTATGAAGCGGCGCGCGATCACGCCCCGGTGCTGGCACTCTCGGGCGAAATGGCGCGGGCAGCAAAAGGCGTCGACTTCTTCCAGACCACCGAACCGGACCTGCTGTTTCGCGACGTCGCGCTCTACACCCAGACCATCACCACCGCGGCGCAGGCGCCCGGTGTGATCCATCAGGCGATCTCCACCGCCTATGCCGGCCCTGGCGTCGCGCATCTGACGCTGCCTGTCGACGTGCTGTCGTCGAAAGCCGAAGGGGCGACGGCGAGCCTTGCCACGCTGGTGCCGCGCGGCGAGATTCTGCCGAATGATGCCGCCATACAGGAAGCCGCCCGCCGCATCGACGAAGCCGGCAGCGTTGTCATCATGTGCGGCCATGGCGCCATCGGCACCGCCGAATTGCTACGAGCCTTGAGCGACAAGCTGAAAGCACCGCTCATGCATTCGGTGCGCGGCAAGGAAATCATGGCATTCGACGATCCACGCTGGATGGGCGGTCTCGGCATGATCGGCACCAAGGCCGTCTACAATGCCGTGCATGATTGCGACCTTCTGGTGATGGTCGGCACCGACTATCCCTATTCGAACTTTCTGCCACGCAAGGGCAATGTCATCCAGATCGATGTGCGCGCCGAAGCGCTCGGACGGCGCACGCCGACGAGCCTTGGTGTGATCGGCTCGGCACGCCCCGCTCTGAAGATGCTGCTCGACAAAGTGCAGACCAAGACCGACGGCAAGTTCTTCGAGACAACCAGCCATGCCCGCAAGAAGTGGGACGAGATGCTCGACAAGCAGGCCGACCCGGCCCGCAGCAAGAACAAGATCCACCCGCAGGCCGTCGCACGCATCGCCAGCGACCTCGCACGTCCCGATGCAATCTTCGTGTTCGACACCGGTCTGAACACGCTGTGGTCGGCCAACTGGATCCGCCAGAACGGCACCCAGCGCATCATCGGCTCGTTCAACAATGCCGCGGTCGGCACGTCCGTCGGCCAGGGCAACGGCGTGCAGATCCTCGATCGCAGCAAGCAGGTCATCGTGCTGACCGGCGATGGCGGCTTCAACATGCTGATGGGCGAGTTCATGACGGCCGTGCAGCACAAACTGCCCATCAAGGTGATCGTCTACAACAATTCGGCCCTGGGCCTGATCACGCTGGAAGCAGAAAGCATCGGCTTGGCGCCGTTCCGCGAGGCCATCGAATTTCCCAATCCGGATTTCGCCGCGCTGGCGCGCGCCTGCGGCGCGCAGGGCTTCACGGCCAAGCAGCCGGGTGACCTCGAAAAGGCCATCGCCGATGCACTGGCCTGCGACGGGCCGGCAATTGTCGATTGCGTGGTCGCCGCTGACGAGATCCCGAACCTGCCGCATATCGACGCCGCCATGGTTGGCAACTACGCGCTGGCGAAGATCAGGGAAGCGGTGATGGCCGTCACGGGCTGA
- a CDS encoding ABC transporter ATP-binding protein, whose product MPPKQVQLTVQNISKSFAGKGGDVNVLDDLSFTINERDFVSIIGPSGCGKTTIFNIIAGLLEPDGGTITYRGKEIESLRGRVGYMMQKDLLFPWRTVMGNVLLGLETRGVDQKEAEEKAREYLKQFGLAGFENAYPKTLSGGMRQRVALIRTLIMDPDILLLDEPFSALDYQTRLYLEGVLKDAVQKFNKTVILVTHDIDEAVALSKRVVVLSGRPARVKVVHEIDIEATSPITARNDVKFSTYFKTLCAELDIQTETTS is encoded by the coding sequence ATGCCGCCGAAACAAGTTCAGCTCACCGTCCAGAACATCAGCAAGTCGTTTGCCGGCAAGGGCGGCGACGTCAATGTGCTCGACGACCTCTCCTTCACCATCAACGAGCGCGATTTCGTCAGCATTATTGGCCCCAGCGGCTGCGGCAAGACGACCATCTTCAACATCATCGCCGGCCTGCTGGAGCCCGATGGCGGCACTATCACCTATCGCGGCAAGGAAATCGAAAGCCTGCGCGGCCGCGTCGGTTACATGATGCAGAAAGACCTGCTGTTTCCGTGGCGCACGGTGATGGGCAATGTGTTGCTCGGGCTGGAGACGCGCGGCGTCGACCAGAAGGAGGCCGAGGAGAAGGCGCGCGAATATCTCAAGCAGTTCGGTCTCGCCGGCTTCGAGAATGCCTATCCCAAGACCCTGTCCGGCGGCATGCGCCAGCGCGTGGCGCTGATCCGTACGCTGATCATGGATCCTGACATCCTGCTGCTCGACGAGCCGTTCTCGGCGCTTGATTACCAGACACGGCTCTATCTCGAAGGCGTGCTGAAGGACGCCGTCCAGAAATTCAACAAGACCGTTATCCTCGTGACCCACGATATCGACGAAGCCGTGGCGCTGTCGAAGCGCGTCGTCGTGCTGTCCGGCCGCCCGGCACGGGTGAAGGTCGTGCATGAGATCGACATCGAGGCAACCTCACCCATCACCGCGCGCAACGACGTGAAATTCTCGACTTACTTCAAGACGCTTTGCGCCGAACTCGATATCCAGACGGAGACAACGTCATGA
- a CDS encoding ABC transporter permease has product MSLVMSGTSARKKTAPRKSRKKRSTFDTTLGRAVLQLLAVAVFFALWELGVHAGYISAFLMGSPSGIFATFYKLVLSGELLSDSWYTLFEAILGFIIGTIFGSLFGLALWYSVFVAKLVEPFIVAINSVPKIALAPIVVLWFGTGLISKVALAVSLTALVALIAAYQAAKDADVDLQSLMISMGADKHQVFWKAVVPSTLPSIIATFRINIGFGLVGAVVGEFISSQRGLGHMIFLASSLYDLNSVWVGLFTLMILGFVLYYVIDIIERTSLPWKQATISHQVQV; this is encoded by the coding sequence ATGAGCCTCGTGATGTCCGGCACATCCGCGCGCAAGAAGACCGCACCACGCAAGTCCCGCAAAAAGCGATCGACCTTCGACACCACGCTCGGCCGCGCCGTGTTGCAATTGCTCGCCGTCGCAGTGTTCTTCGCGCTATGGGAGCTCGGCGTCCATGCCGGCTATATCTCGGCATTTTTGATGGGGTCGCCATCTGGCATCTTCGCCACGTTCTACAAGCTGGTCCTGAGCGGCGAACTGCTGTCGGATTCCTGGTACACGCTGTTCGAGGCTATTTTGGGCTTCATCATCGGCACCATCTTCGGGTCGCTGTTCGGTCTGGCGCTGTGGTATTCGGTGTTCGTCGCGAAGCTGGTCGAGCCCTTCATCGTTGCCATCAATTCCGTGCCGAAGATCGCGCTCGCGCCCATCGTGGTGCTGTGGTTCGGCACCGGCCTGATATCGAAGGTCGCACTCGCCGTTTCACTCACTGCACTGGTAGCGCTGATCGCCGCTTATCAGGCGGCCAAGGATGCCGACGTCGATCTGCAGTCGCTGATGATCTCCATGGGCGCCGACAAGCATCAGGTGTTCTGGAAGGCCGTGGTGCCATCCACACTGCCGTCGATCATCGCCACCTTCCGCATCAATATCGGTTTCGGCCTGGTCGGCGCCGTTGTCGGCGAGTTCATCTCGTCGCAGCGCGGCCTCGGCCACATGATCTTCCTGGCCTCCAGCCTGTACGACCTCAACTCAGTCTGGGTCGGGCTGTTCACGCTGATGATTCTCGGCTTCGTGCTCTATTACGTCATCGACATCATCGAGCGCACCTCGCTGCCGTGGAAGCAGGCGACCATCTCACATCAGGTCCAAGTTTAA
- a CDS encoding ABC transporter substrate-binding protein — MSLLKRITGAVALAGVLLATPAMAQNKKVVLSQAFQSMLYLPLYVAINEGFFTAQGLDLTKETAGSPTVALSAVISGSAQFSIHGPEWTAIAASKGAPVGIIANVVNGAAVWIATAPDFNFTDVKSLKGQKVVVGTMPTTSTSLFLKLLKENGMDGKTDVEMIPVAIGSEPGPFLAKQADVAVMYEPGLDQVVAKGMKVVYGFPKSYGAYAFSSVTARNDVNPDLAQRVTNGMEMAMRFMKKDPAKTVAIAQKEFPTLDPAVIESAVKRMLADGVYPDSVDISAPSLKISMDTQIALGNLAAQPDYDKFVVKKYIEPALAMK, encoded by the coding sequence ATGTCGTTGTTGAAGCGTATCACCGGCGCGGTCGCGCTGGCTGGAGTCCTGCTCGCCACGCCAGCGATGGCGCAGAACAAGAAGGTGGTGTTGTCGCAGGCCTTCCAGTCGATGCTGTATTTGCCGCTCTATGTCGCCATCAATGAGGGCTTCTTCACCGCGCAGGGCCTCGACCTCACTAAGGAAACCGCAGGCTCGCCCACGGTCGCACTCTCGGCGGTGATCTCCGGCAGCGCACAGTTCTCGATCCATGGCCCGGAATGGACTGCCATTGCGGCCTCCAAGGGCGCGCCGGTCGGCATCATCGCCAATGTCGTCAACGGCGCCGCGGTGTGGATCGCCACCGCGCCGGATTTCAATTTCACCGACGTCAAGAGCCTGAAGGGCCAGAAAGTGGTCGTCGGCACCATGCCAACCACCAGCACGTCGCTGTTCCTGAAGCTGCTGAAGGAGAACGGCATGGACGGCAAGACCGATGTGGAGATGATCCCCGTCGCAATCGGCAGCGAACCGGGTCCGTTCCTCGCCAAGCAGGCTGACGTCGCCGTGATGTATGAACCTGGCCTGGATCAGGTCGTCGCCAAGGGCATGAAGGTGGTCTACGGCTTCCCGAAGAGCTACGGCGCCTACGCATTTTCGTCGGTGACCGCACGCAACGACGTCAATCCGGATCTGGCGCAGCGCGTCACCAACGGCATGGAAATGGCGATGCGCTTCATGAAGAAAGATCCTGCCAAGACCGTGGCCATTGCGCAGAAGGAATTTCCAACGCTGGATCCGGCCGTGATCGAATCCGCCGTCAAGCGCATGTTGGCCGACGGCGTCTATCCCGACAGCGTCGATATTTCTGCGCCCTCGCTGAAAATCTCCATGGACACCCAGATCGCGCTCGGCAATCTCGCGGCCCAGCCCGACTATGACAAGTTTGTCGTGAAGAAATATATCGAGCCCGCATTGGCGATGAAGTAA
- a CDS encoding amidase, with protein sequence MTNATARTATSGAGVLDLLRLFKGNTSAADHYASERLAQAKAAEPILKAFEVLPTDTVRKPGPLSGIPVAVKDIIATTDMPTTNGSAVYADHVPSADAWVVERLRNLGATIFGKTVSTEFAWRHPGPTTNPWNCKHTPGGSSSGSAASVAAGIVPLALGTQTLGSIIRPAAFNGVVGFKPSFGAIPRTGAHHLSQSLDHIGFFARKVDDVAYALSLIAGTSNSDPHGAPVPAFEISVERGVPPLPSPRLAVVRFAKFAKAESEQQQLFEASVARLRSAGASIEELELPELDRSNWDAINTILAAEGAVIFGELVARYPDKTSDHLKNLVETGSAVSATAYLKAKALQTKLRADFTAQMANYDAVLTLPAYGEAPEGLSYTGDAEYCAPWTLIGVPALSLPAGFGKNHLPLGLQVVGPYLNDLRTLRVAKWIESALAFSPGLPEIK encoded by the coding sequence ATGACGAATGCAACCGCGCGCACTGCAACATCTGGCGCGGGGGTTCTGGACCTGCTGCGGCTGTTCAAGGGCAACACATCTGCGGCGGACCATTACGCATCGGAGCGGCTCGCACAGGCCAAGGCTGCCGAGCCCATACTGAAGGCCTTTGAGGTCCTCCCCACCGACACCGTGCGCAAGCCGGGGCCGCTCTCCGGCATTCCCGTCGCCGTCAAGGACATCATCGCCACCACCGACATGCCGACTACCAACGGCTCTGCCGTGTATGCCGATCACGTGCCATCGGCCGATGCATGGGTCGTCGAACGGTTGCGCAATCTCGGCGCCACCATTTTCGGCAAGACGGTCTCCACCGAATTCGCCTGGCGGCATCCCGGCCCAACCACCAATCCATGGAACTGCAAGCACACGCCGGGCGGCTCGTCTTCCGGCTCGGCGGCGTCCGTGGCCGCCGGCATCGTACCGCTGGCGCTGGGAACGCAGACGCTGGGCTCCATCATCCGTCCCGCCGCCTTCAACGGCGTCGTCGGCTTCAAGCCGAGCTTCGGCGCTATCCCCCGCACCGGCGCGCATCATCTCAGCCAGTCGCTCGACCACATCGGCTTCTTCGCGCGCAAGGTCGACGACGTGGCCTATGCGCTGTCACTCATTGCCGGCACCAGCAACAGCGATCCGCATGGCGCGCCGGTGCCGGCCTTTGAAATCTCCGTTGAGCGCGGCGTGCCACCGCTGCCGTCGCCGCGTCTTGCGGTGGTGCGCTTTGCCAAATTCGCCAAGGCGGAGAGCGAACAGCAACAGCTGTTCGAGGCCTCTGTCGCGCGACTTCGCAGCGCCGGCGCGTCGATCGAGGAACTTGAACTGCCCGAACTGGATCGCAGCAACTGGGACGCGATCAATACGATTCTCGCGGCCGAAGGCGCGGTGATCTTCGGCGAACTCGTCGCGCGCTATCCCGACAAGACCAGCGATCACCTGAAGAATCTGGTGGAAACCGGCAGCGCCGTCAGCGCCACTGCCTATCTCAAAGCCAAGGCGTTGCAGACGAAGCTGCGCGCGGACTTCACGGCGCAGATGGCGAACTACGACGCTGTGCTGACACTGCCGGCCTATGGCGAAGCACCGGAAGGGCTGAGCTACACTGGCGACGCCGAATATTGCGCGCCATGGACCCTGATCGGCGTGCCCGCGCTGTCGCTGCCCGCCGGATTCGGCAAGAACCATCTGCCGCTCGGCCTGCAGGTGGTCGGCCCCTATCTGAACGACTTGCGCACACTGCGTGTTGCGAAGTGGATCGAGAGCGCGCTGGCGTTCTCGCCGGGATTGCCCGAGATCAAATAG
- a CDS encoding cupin domain-containing protein encodes MSGHGHDHTHPHDHDPDRWKHDGIRVIPADNLDTNVPSTKGMDRAAAINFARVGAQKLWAGTVSIQPDAKTGAHHHGHLESVIYVVKGKARMRWGDRLQFTAEAGPGDFIFVPPYVPHQEINASADEVLECVLVRSDGEAVAINIDIEPVEKPETVLWVDPTHPDGAVKK; translated from the coding sequence ATGTCCGGTCACGGCCACGATCACACTCATCCGCACGATCATGATCCAGATCGCTGGAAGCACGACGGCATTCGCGTCATTCCCGCCGACAACCTCGATACCAACGTGCCATCGACCAAAGGCATGGACCGCGCGGCGGCCATCAATTTCGCGCGCGTGGGTGCGCAGAAACTTTGGGCTGGCACCGTGTCGATCCAGCCGGATGCCAAGACCGGTGCGCATCATCACGGCCATCTCGAAAGCGTCATCTATGTGGTGAAGGGCAAGGCTCGGATGCGGTGGGGCGATCGCCTGCAATTTACCGCGGAGGCCGGTCCTGGCGATTTCATCTTCGTGCCGCCTTACGTGCCTCATCAGGAGATCAACGCCAGCGCTGACGAAGTGCTCGAATGCGTGCTGGTGCGCAGCGACGGCGAAGCGGTCGCTATCAATATCGATATCGAACCGGTGGAGAAGCCGGAGACGGTGCTGTGGGTCGATCCCACACATCCTGATGGCGCGGTGAAGAAGTAA